A window of Pedococcus aerophilus contains these coding sequences:
- a CDS encoding AarF/ABC1/UbiB kinase family protein, protein MNELPRRAVSRTARLASLPLGFAGRTAVGLGKRVGGKSAEVVAAELQARTAEQLFKVLGELKGGAMKFGQAMSVMEAALPEEMAAPYRATLTKLQEAAPPLPAATVHAVLAEELGPRWRSAKFQSFNDTPAAAASIGQVHKAVWRDGREVAVKIQYPGAGKALLSDLNQLARVARLAGGWIPGMDIKPITDELKSRMSEELDYNLEATSQRRFAKIFRDDDRFAVPDVLVNSEHVIVSEWMDGIPLSTIVAKGTKAQRDAAAERYMEFLLVGPARAGLLHADPHPGNFRLLEDGRLGVIDYGAVNRLPQGLPPAMGSLAAAALQGDAQGLEAGLRSEGFIKPSMSLDAQALLDYLQPFIDPLLHEEFTFSREWLRSVAAHVNDVRRPEFLVGMKLNLPPSYLLIHRVWLGGIGVLCQLNGTIPARDIVIEHMPGLKLHTLPPPID, encoded by the coding sequence ATGAACGAGCTCCCACGTCGTGCCGTCAGCCGCACGGCCCGTCTGGCCAGCCTGCCCCTCGGCTTCGCGGGCCGTACGGCGGTCGGGCTCGGCAAGCGCGTCGGGGGCAAGTCCGCCGAGGTCGTCGCCGCCGAGCTGCAGGCCCGGACCGCTGAGCAGCTGTTCAAGGTCCTGGGCGAGCTCAAGGGCGGGGCGATGAAGTTCGGCCAGGCCATGTCCGTCATGGAGGCCGCCCTCCCCGAGGAGATGGCCGCTCCCTACCGCGCCACCCTCACCAAGCTCCAGGAGGCGGCTCCCCCGCTCCCGGCCGCGACCGTGCACGCCGTCCTCGCCGAGGAGCTCGGCCCCCGCTGGCGCAGCGCGAAGTTCCAGTCGTTCAACGACACGCCCGCAGCCGCTGCCTCGATCGGGCAGGTGCACAAGGCGGTCTGGCGGGACGGCCGTGAGGTCGCCGTGAAGATCCAGTACCCCGGGGCCGGCAAGGCCCTGCTGTCGGACCTCAACCAGCTGGCCCGGGTGGCCCGGCTGGCCGGCGGCTGGATCCCCGGCATGGACATCAAGCCGATCACCGACGAGCTCAAGTCGCGGATGTCCGAGGAGCTCGACTACAACCTCGAGGCCACGAGCCAGCGACGGTTCGCCAAGATCTTCCGCGACGACGACCGGTTCGCCGTCCCGGACGTCCTGGTCAACAGCGAGCACGTCATCGTCTCGGAGTGGATGGACGGCATCCCGTTGTCCACCATCGTCGCCAAGGGCACCAAGGCTCAGCGTGACGCCGCGGCCGAGCGCTACATGGAGTTCCTGCTCGTCGGGCCGGCCCGCGCCGGGCTGCTCCACGCCGACCCGCACCCGGGCAACTTCAGGCTCCTGGAGGACGGACGGCTCGGTGTCATCGACTACGGCGCCGTCAACCGGCTCCCCCAGGGTCTGCCGCCGGCGATGGGCTCGCTCGCCGCTGCCGCGCTGCAGGGCGACGCCCAGGGGCTCGAGGCCGGCCTGCGGTCGGAAGGGTTCATCAAGCCCTCGATGTCGCTCGACGCCCAGGCGCTGCTCGACTACCTCCAGCCGTTCATCGACCCGCTGCTGCACGAGGAGTTCACCTTCAGCCGCGAGTGGCTGCGCAGCGTCGCCGCCCACGTCAACGACGTGCGCCGACCCGAGTTCCTCGTGGGGATGAAGCTCAACCTGCCGCCGTCGTACCTGCTCATCCACCGGGTCTGGCTCGGTGGGATCGGCGTGCTCTGCCAGCTGAACGGCACCATCCCGGCGCGCGACATCGTCATCGAGCACATGCCGGGGCTCAAGCTCCACACCCTGCCGCCGCCCATCGATTGA
- a CDS encoding HhH-GPD-type base excision DNA repair protein — MATQIRIAQDDAADEVLSKDPFALLVGMLLDQQYPMEHAFRGPWKILERFGTLSPSAIADAEPEAFADLCSTPPAIHRYGRSMAGRVQQLAVVVRDEYDGRAESIWQDAADAADLLGRLRALPGFGDQKARIFAALVGKQLDVRPAGWQEAVGPYAEDGSYRSVADVVDAESLAKVREFKQAAKAEAKARAAAVTTKAAPRAQGAAGTKDKA; from the coding sequence ATGGCCACGCAGATCCGGATCGCCCAGGACGACGCCGCCGACGAGGTGCTGAGCAAGGACCCGTTCGCCCTGCTGGTGGGGATGCTGCTCGACCAGCAGTACCCCATGGAGCACGCCTTCCGCGGTCCGTGGAAGATCCTCGAACGCTTCGGGACGCTGTCACCCTCGGCCATCGCGGATGCCGAGCCGGAGGCGTTCGCCGACCTGTGCTCGACCCCTCCGGCGATCCACCGGTACGGCCGGTCGATGGCCGGGCGGGTGCAGCAGCTCGCCGTGGTCGTCCGCGACGAGTACGACGGGCGGGCCGAGTCGATCTGGCAGGACGCGGCCGACGCGGCCGACCTCCTGGGGCGGCTCCGGGCGCTGCCCGGCTTCGGTGACCAGAAGGCGCGCATCTTCGCCGCCCTGGTGGGCAAGCAGCTCGACGTCCGTCCGGCCGGGTGGCAGGAAGCCGTCGGCCCGTACGCGGAGGACGGCAGCTACCGCTCCGTCGCCGATGTCGTCGATGCCGAGTCCCTGGCCAAGGTGCGCGAGTTCAAGCAGGCCGCCAAGGCCGAGGCGAAGGCCAGGGCCGCCGCCGTGACGACCAAGGCAGCACCACGGGCCCAGGGCGCGGCGGGCACCAAGGACAAGGCCTGA
- a CDS encoding alkaline phosphatase family protein, with translation MSAALSPAESRSHVVAALTAPELAAVVDLVLWVQDGAAMAANHLGCVRLHPDGRHEVVAGVDPVPDTSPMAFLPYERELEAPGPLVSTDNAYPYAAQRILSLFADPDRSPDLAVVHTPRHHFPDEGGHAGEHGSLDVIQSRAPLVLSGPGVQRLGLVEDHARLVDVGPTLAVLAGVPESDLVDAAGAPLDGRVLTAYLDDLEPDPEPDRPRRVVGILWDGAHCGELLAMAQAGELPGVARLLERGLALTGGAVAEFPSVTLTNHTSILTGVGPGRHGVLGNVFYDRSTGEQVVPNDAATWHRSAEWLRPSVRTVFEMVNDHVAQADSPRTASVDEAIDRGADYGTMALLRQAGGFEAATTGLGDLLPDPAASPFLARPEHLEDSYFHWGVQVDDLGLQQVLQLWEDPATAPTLTWWANVVTDAGHHGGGPRSEMARDSLRQSDARLVAFLDHLEGLGVLDEVTFLLTADHGFEAADPAVTGSWTPVLESLGVPYRDEGPGFVYLL, from the coding sequence ATGTCTGCCGCCCTCTCGCCAGCCGAGTCCCGCAGCCACGTCGTGGCCGCCCTGACCGCCCCGGAGCTCGCCGCCGTCGTCGACCTCGTGCTGTGGGTGCAGGACGGTGCGGCGATGGCGGCCAACCACCTCGGGTGCGTCCGGCTGCACCCGGACGGCCGCCACGAGGTCGTGGCCGGTGTCGACCCCGTCCCCGACACCAGCCCGATGGCCTTCCTGCCCTACGAGCGGGAGCTCGAGGCGCCCGGTCCACTGGTCTCCACCGACAACGCCTACCCGTATGCAGCCCAGCGCATCTTGTCGCTGTTCGCGGACCCCGACCGCAGCCCCGACCTGGCGGTGGTGCACACTCCGCGTCACCACTTCCCCGACGAGGGCGGCCATGCCGGGGAGCACGGGTCGCTCGACGTGATCCAGTCCCGGGCCCCACTGGTGCTGTCCGGTCCGGGCGTGCAGCGCCTCGGACTCGTCGAGGACCACGCCCGGCTCGTCGACGTGGGTCCGACCCTGGCGGTCCTCGCGGGGGTGCCCGAGTCCGACCTGGTCGACGCGGCCGGTGCGCCGCTCGACGGACGGGTGCTGACGGCATACCTGGACGACCTTGAGCCAGACCCCGAGCCCGACCGCCCTCGGCGGGTGGTCGGCATCCTCTGGGATGGCGCGCACTGCGGTGAGCTGCTCGCCATGGCGCAGGCCGGCGAGCTGCCGGGCGTGGCCCGTCTCCTCGAGCGCGGGCTGGCGCTGACCGGCGGGGCCGTGGCGGAGTTCCCCAGCGTCACGCTCACCAACCACACCTCGATCCTCACCGGCGTGGGGCCGGGGCGGCACGGTGTCCTGGGCAATGTCTTCTACGACCGCTCCACCGGCGAGCAGGTCGTGCCGAACGACGCCGCCACCTGGCACCGCAGCGCCGAGTGGTTGCGCCCATCCGTCCGCACCGTCTTCGAGATGGTGAACGACCATGTGGCACAGGCAGATTCGCCGCGTACGGCAAGCGTCGACGAGGCCATCGACCGTGGAGCCGACTACGGGACGATGGCGCTGCTGCGGCAGGCCGGCGGGTTCGAGGCCGCGACGACCGGCCTCGGCGACCTGCTTCCCGACCCGGCCGCGTCGCCGTTCCTGGCGCGGCCCGAGCACCTCGAGGACAGCTACTTCCACTGGGGTGTGCAGGTCGACGACCTCGGCCTGCAGCAGGTGCTCCAGCTGTGGGAGGACCCGGCGACCGCACCGACCCTGACCTGGTGGGCGAACGTCGTCACCGATGCCGGTCACCACGGAGGCGGCCCCCGCTCCGAGATGGCGCGCGACTCGCTGCGCCAGAGCGATGCCCGGCTGGTGGCCTTCCTCGACCACCTCGAGGGCCTCGGCGTGCTGGACGAGGTGACGTTCCTGCTCACGGCCGACCACGGGTTCGAGGCCGCAGACCCGGCCGTCACAGGGTCGTGGACCCCGGTGCTCGAGTCGCTCGGCGTCCCCTACCGCGACGAGGGCCCCGGCTTCGTCTACCTCCTCTGA
- a CDS encoding WhiB family transcriptional regulator: MQLSAVHDLFEQAATAGAGIPCRENDAELWFAESPADVEFAKSLCHTCPARLACLAGAIDRAEPWGVWGGELLVQGAIVARKRPRGRPRKNPVAA, encoded by the coding sequence ATGCAGTTGAGCGCAGTCCACGACCTGTTCGAGCAGGCCGCGACCGCAGGCGCCGGCATCCCGTGTCGAGAGAACGACGCCGAGCTGTGGTTCGCCGAGAGCCCGGCCGACGTCGAGTTCGCGAAGTCGCTGTGCCACACGTGCCCGGCCCGGTTGGCGTGCCTCGCAGGCGCGATCGACCGAGCAGAGCCGTGGGGCGTCTGGGGTGGTGAGCTCCTCGTCCAGGGAGCCATCGTCGCCCGGAAGCGGCCCCGTGGCCGTCCGCGGAAGAACCCCGTGGCCGCATGA